A window of Clostridioides sp. ES-S-0010-02 genomic DNA:
AATTAGATAATATAGAAGAAGGCATTGTAGTTACAACAGTTGACAATGAAACAGCAAAAGAAAATATATTAAAGCTTGCTAAATCTTTAAATTGTGAAGCAAGGATTGTTGATGAAAAAGAAAACTTAATTTCTATAGAAATTAAAAAAGGTAATAATGTTGTAGTTCAAAAAGAAGAAAGCGAACTAGAAGATACATGTGTATTTATATCTTCAGATAAGATGGGATTGGGAAATGATGAATTAGGACAAGTATTAATAAAAGGTTTTATATATACTTTAACAGAATCAAAGCCATATCCTAAACATATACTTTTAGTTAATGGAGGAGTAAAATTAAGTGCTGAAAATGAAGCAACTATAGAAAATCTTAAAATACTTGAAGATGCAGGGGTAGAAATTTTATCTTGTGGAACCTGTTTAGATTACTATAATTTAAAAGAAAAATTACAAGTTGGTTCAGTTACAAATATGTACACTATAGTTGAAACATTAAAAAATGCATCAAATACTATTTCTATATAATGTATGTTTGTTTAACAATATAAAGTTAATAGGAAATATTAAACTAAAGAAAAGTAGATAGTCAGAAAGGATTAAGCAATGAATCAAATGTATATAGTATCATTTAATTCTACACATCATGCAATAAGGTCAGAAAAGCTATTTGATGAAAATGGTTTAAAAGTAATGGCTCTTCCAACACCAAGAGAAATAACAGCAAGCTGTGGAATATCAATTAAATTTTCTTTTGAAGATATGAAAAAAATAAAGACAATTTTAGTTGAAAATAATGTAGATATAAAGGGAATTTACTGTATAAGTAAATTAGAGGATGGCTCAAGGGAAGCAAAGAAGTTAGATTAGGAGGCTAATTATTTATGCCAATGGATTTAAAAATAGGGGATATTGTTGAATTGAAAAAACAACATGCATGTGGATGTAAAGAGTTTGAAATCGTAAGAACTGGAATGGATATAAAGATAAAATGTACGAAATGTTCAAGGCTAATAATGCTTGATAGAGAGACATTAGAAAAGAGAGTAAAAAAGCTAATAAAAAAATGATATAAATTTAACATTTAAAAAATGTCAAATACCGTATATTAATATCCAAATTTTTGGTATAATAGAAATTGAAGAAAACATTTTCATGGGGGTGCTTTAATTATGGCAGTTAAATATGCAAAAAGAATGGAAGGTTTACAAGGATCTGAAATACGTGAGCTTTTAAAACTTACTCAACAACCACAAATAATATCTTTTGCGGGTGGAATGCCTGCTCCAGAATTATTTCCAGTTGAAGAAATGAAAAAAGTATCAGTTGCAGTGCTTGAAGAAAATGGAAGATCAGCTATGCAATATACTACAACAGAAGGATATGAACCATTAAGAGAAAAAATAGCAGCTAGAATGAATGACAAAAACAAAACTAATGTAGATAAAGATGATATATTAGTTACAAGTGGTTCTCAACAAGGTCTAGATTTTGCAGGAAAAGTATTTATTGATGAAGGTGATGTAATTTTATGTGAAAGCCCATCTTACATAGGAGCTATAAATGCATTTAAATCTTACCAACCTAAATTCATAGATGTTCCAACAGATTCTAATGGAATGATAATGGAAGAACTAGAAAAAATACTAGAAACAACTGATAGAATAAAAATGATTTATGTAATACCTGATTTCCAAAATCCAACAGGAAGAACTTGGCCACTTGAAAGACGTAAAAAATTCATGGAAATAGTAAATAAATATGAAATACCAGTAATAGAAGATAATCCATATGGAGATTTAAGATTTGAGGGAGAATCTTTACCATCTTTAAAATCAATGGATACAAAAGGATTAGTAATATTCTTAGGAACTTTCTCTAAAATATTCTGCCCAGGATACAGATTAGGATGGACTTGTGCTTCTCCAGAAATACTATCTAAATTTAACTTTGCAAAACAAGGTGCAGACTTACAAGCATCAACTATATCTCAAATGGAAGTAAGTAAATTTATGGATATGTATGACTTAGATGAACACGTTGATAAAATAAAAGCTGTTTATATCAAACGTAGAGATGTTATGCTTAAGACTATGGAAGAAGAATTCCCAGAAGGATTAGTATTTACTCATCCAGAAGGTGGATTATTTACATGGGTAGAGCTTCCAAGTAATTTAAATGCTAAAGAATTAATGCCAAAATGCTTAGAAAAGAATGTTGCTTATGTTGCTGGAGGAGGATTCTTCCCTAATGGTGGTAGAGAAAATACTTTCAGACTTAACTATTCAAATATGCCAGAAGAAAAAATAATAGAAGGTATCAAAAACATAGCATCAGTTTTAAAAGAAGCTATGGGTGTTGAAGCTTAATTAAAAATAATAACTTAAGATATATTATAAGGGATGGCAATAGCCATCCCTTGTTAATTTAAAAAATATATTTCACCTTATATTAAATATTAAAATTTGTCCAAAATTTAAATTGACATAAATAAGAAAAAATGATAAAATGTGTAGGTATGAGATTTTAGTCTCATTTCTCTGCTCTAAGAGTGTAGAGCCGTTAAGTCCAAAGGGAGGTGAATTATAGTGAGAAATTATGAATTAGTTTATGTAGTAAAGCCAAACTCTGATGAAGAAACAAGAGAAGCTGTACTAAACAAAGTTAAGGAAGTTGTTGCAACTGAAGGAGAAATAGTTAAAGTTGATACTTGGGGAACTAAAAAATTAGCTTATCCAATAGCTAAGTTTACAGAAGGTTTCTATGTGTTAGTTAACTTCAAATCAGCAGTAGACGTTCCTAAAGAAATAGACAGAAACTTAAAGATAAATGAAAACGTAATAAGACACATGATAGTTGTTG
This region includes:
- a CDS encoding 30S ribosomal protein S6, yielding MRNYELVYVVKPNSDEETREAVLNKVKEVVATEGEIVKVDTWGTKKLAYPIAKFTEGFYVLVNFKSAVDVPKEIDRNLKINENVIRHMIVVA
- a CDS encoding DUF3343 domain-containing protein; this translates as MNQMYIVSFNSTHHAIRSEKLFDENGLKVMALPTPREITASCGISIKFSFEDMKKIKTILVENNVDIKGIYCISKLEDGSREAKKLD
- the yedF gene encoding sulfurtransferase-like selenium metabolism protein YedF, whose product is MSIKIDARGLACPKPVINTKKELDNIEEGIVVTTVDNETAKENILKLAKSLNCEARIVDEKENLISIEIKKGNNVVVQKEESELEDTCVFISSDKMGLGNDELGQVLIKGFIYTLTESKPYPKHILLVNGGVKLSAENEATIENLKILEDAGVEILSCGTCLDYYNLKEKLQVGSVTNMYTIVETLKNASNTISI
- a CDS encoding PLP-dependent aminotransferase family protein produces the protein MAVKYAKRMEGLQGSEIRELLKLTQQPQIISFAGGMPAPELFPVEEMKKVSVAVLEENGRSAMQYTTTEGYEPLREKIAARMNDKNKTNVDKDDILVTSGSQQGLDFAGKVFIDEGDVILCESPSYIGAINAFKSYQPKFIDVPTDSNGMIMEELEKILETTDRIKMIYVIPDFQNPTGRTWPLERRKKFMEIVNKYEIPVIEDNPYGDLRFEGESLPSLKSMDTKGLVIFLGTFSKIFCPGYRLGWTCASPEILSKFNFAKQGADLQASTISQMEVSKFMDMYDLDEHVDKIKAVYIKRRDVMLKTMEEEFPEGLVFTHPEGGLFTWVELPSNLNAKELMPKCLEKNVAYVAGGGFFPNGGRENTFRLNYSNMPEEKIIEGIKNIASVLKEAMGVEA
- a CDS encoding DUF951 domain-containing protein — translated: MPMDLKIGDIVELKKQHACGCKEFEIVRTGMDIKIKCTKCSRLIMLDRETLEKRVKKLIKK